A window of Bacteroidales bacterium contains these coding sequences:
- the ftsZ gene encoding cell division protein FtsZ — protein MKEMIKFDMPKNQSSIIKVIGVGGGGSNAVNHMFRQGIKGVDFIICNTDAQAMDSSPVPTKIQLGEKGLGAGSMPAVGKESARQKVDQIREILEKNTQMLFITAGMGGGTGTGAAPVIAAIAKELGILTVGIVTIPFTFEGKKRKFQADEGIQELRKCVDTLLIICNDKLRELYGDLKLSEAFDKADDVLTTAARGIAEIITVTGYINVDFEDVRTVMNNSGKAIMGCAQAEGENRAIEAVKAALSSPLLNDNEIEGASDVLLYITSGLEEISMDEVTEITDYIQREAKSQAEIIWGNGYDETLGKKISITLIATGFDAERKAAAGQDVKIRHALNDEIKTELPLPIAASKEDFTEITGRIEIIRKPILENSIFEESTESIPVIDPEPITLISKPEEEESPVIEEQPVSKAWKEDERTFVFEFSQQEDDEILEKEEILVTQPEAKEKKLNGEELSGEKSRKPVEMKPFELYIKKPGGDSIHGTDNTSTRPSIDLKSQERIERLRNLSMKLKDESAIEEMENEPAYVRRNVELTNSVPSGEARVSKYSLYEDNDTKGTEIRSGNSFLHDNVD, from the coding sequence ATGAAAGAAATGATCAAATTTGATATGCCGAAAAACCAATCATCCATTATAAAAGTAATTGGTGTTGGCGGTGGCGGATCTAATGCAGTTAACCATATGTTCCGCCAGGGTATCAAAGGGGTGGATTTCATCATTTGCAATACAGACGCCCAGGCAATGGATTCTTCACCGGTTCCCACAAAAATCCAGTTAGGTGAAAAAGGTCTTGGGGCCGGTTCAATGCCCGCGGTAGGAAAAGAGTCTGCCCGGCAGAAGGTCGATCAGATCAGGGAAATCCTCGAAAAGAATACGCAGATGTTATTTATCACGGCCGGGATGGGAGGGGGAACCGGGACCGGCGCCGCTCCGGTAATCGCAGCCATTGCCAAAGAGCTGGGTATCCTTACGGTAGGCATTGTTACTATCCCTTTTACGTTTGAAGGGAAAAAACGAAAATTCCAGGCTGATGAAGGGATCCAGGAATTAAGGAAATGCGTCGACACCTTGCTGATCATCTGCAATGATAAACTCCGTGAATTATACGGTGACCTTAAACTTTCCGAAGCTTTCGACAAAGCCGATGACGTGCTGACCACAGCCGCAAGGGGCATTGCCGAAATCATTACAGTAACAGGTTATATCAATGTTGATTTTGAAGATGTCAGGACCGTGATGAACAATAGCGGCAAAGCCATTATGGGATGCGCCCAGGCAGAAGGGGAAAACAGGGCGATTGAAGCTGTGAAAGCAGCCCTTTCCTCTCCATTGCTGAATGATAATGAAATTGAAGGTGCCAGCGATGTATTGCTTTATATTACCTCCGGGCTGGAAGAAATCTCCATGGATGAAGTCACCGAAATCACAGACTATATCCAGCGGGAAGCAAAGTCGCAGGCTGAGATTATCTGGGGAAACGGATACGATGAGACACTCGGCAAGAAAATCAGCATTACCCTGATTGCAACCGGATTTGATGCTGAAAGAAAAGCTGCTGCCGGCCAGGATGTTAAGATCAGGCATGCATTGAACGATGAAATCAAAACTGAGCTGCCATTGCCTATAGCTGCTTCAAAAGAAGATTTTACAGAAATCACGGGAAGGATAGAAATTATCCGCAAACCAATCCTGGAAAACAGTATTTTCGAAGAAAGCACAGAGTCAATCCCGGTCATTGATCCTGAACCCATTACATTGATCAGCAAGCCGGAGGAGGAAGAATCCCCTGTTATCGAGGAACAACCCGTGAGTAAAGCCTGGAAAGAAGATGAAAGGACATTTGTTTTCGAGTTTTCGCAGCAGGAAGACGATGAAATCCTGGAAAAAGAAGAAATTTTAGTCACCCAGCCGGAAGCTAAAGAGAAAAAGCTTAACGGAGAGGAATTATCAGGAGAAAAATCCAGGAAGCCGGTTGAAATGAAGCCATTTGAGCTGTACATTAAAAAGCCCGGCGGCGATTCAATTCACGGGACCGATAATACTTCCACTCGCCCGTCGATCGACCTGAAATCCCAGGAAAGAATTGAACGGCTCAGAAATTTAAGCATGAAACTTAAAGATGAGAGCGCCATCGAAGAAATGGAGAACGAACCCGCCTATGTCCGCCGCAATGTAGAACTTACAAATTCTGTTCCCTCGGGTGAGGCCCGGGTTTCAAAGTATTCTCTTTATGAAGACAATGATACCAAAGGAACTGAGATAAGGTCCGGGAATTCGTTTCTGCATGATAATGTTGACTAA
- the ftsA gene encoding cell division protein FtsA has protein sequence MNKTDIIVGLDIGTTKIAAIVGRRNEHGKIEILGYGNTESIGVKRGVVSNIENTVQSIRTAIELAEKSSGVDIKYVNVGIAGQHIKSLQHKGTIIRKEIETEISQMDIDTLHQSMFNLNMNPGEEIIDVIPQEYIIDGEEGIKQPIGMLGNTLEANFHIIIGQTAAAKNIYKCVRKANLEVVDLILEPIASADSVLSEEEKEAGVVLVDIGGGTTDIAIFQDGIIRHTSVIPFGGEILTEDIKEGCSIIKKHAEELKIKFGSALASENRDDEVVAIPGLRGRQPKEITLRNLASIIQARMEEIIEHIYYEIKNSGYEKKLIGGIVLTGGGALLKHLAQLTEFMTGMDTRIGYPNEHLAPGTPDEMASPMYATGIGLVIQGVERYIREKVREDIKSPEKVKSVEREQKVEKKSKSNGFLKRIQDWFEGDEL, from the coding sequence ATGAACAAGACTGATATCATTGTAGGTTTAGACATTGGCACAACTAAAATTGCAGCTATTGTAGGCCGGCGGAACGAACACGGCAAAATCGAGATCCTTGGCTACGGTAATACGGAGTCGATCGGAGTTAAAAGAGGTGTTGTTTCCAATATTGAAAATACGGTTCAATCCATCAGGACCGCAATTGAGCTGGCAGAGAAAAGTTCCGGTGTCGACATCAAATATGTCAATGTAGGGATAGCGGGCCAGCACATCAAGAGTTTGCAGCATAAAGGGACTATAATCAGAAAAGAAATCGAGACCGAGATAAGCCAGATGGATATTGATACGCTGCACCAGAGCATGTTCAACCTGAACATGAATCCCGGTGAGGAGATCATAGATGTAATTCCGCAGGAATACATCATCGACGGCGAAGAGGGCATCAAGCAACCGATAGGCATGCTGGGCAATACGCTGGAGGCTAATTTCCACATCATTATCGGCCAGACTGCAGCGGCCAAGAATATTTACAAGTGTGTCAGAAAGGCAAACCTGGAGGTAGTCGATCTGATCCTGGAGCCAATTGCATCCGCGGACTCCGTTTTAAGTGAAGAAGAAAAAGAAGCAGGGGTTGTCCTTGTGGATATCGGTGGCGGGACTACCGACATTGCGATTTTCCAGGATGGCATTATCAGGCACACTTCCGTTATTCCATTCGGTGGTGAAATCCTGACGGAAGATATTAAGGAAGGATGTTCGATCATTAAAAAGCATGCGGAAGAGCTTAAGATTAAATTCGGTTCGGCCTTAGCCAGCGAAAACAGGGATGATGAAGTCGTGGCTATTCCCGGCCTACGGGGAAGACAGCCCAAGGAGATCACGCTACGGAACCTCGCCAGCATCATCCAGGCCAGGATGGAAGAAATCATTGAACACATTTATTATGAGATCAAAAATTCCGGGTATGAGAAGAAACTGATCGGCGGGATAGTGCTTACCGGAGGAGGAGCTTTACTCAAACATTTAGCACAATTAACCGAATTCATGACAGGCATGGATACCAGGATCGGCTATCCAAATGAACACCTGGCACCCGGAACACCAGATGAAATGGCCAGCCCGATGTACGCAACCGGCATTGGACTGGTTATACAGGGGGTAGAGCGTTACATACGGGAGAAGGTAAGGGAGGATATCAAGAGCCCTGAAAAAGTAAAATCAGTTGAGCGGGAACAGAAAGTTGAGAAGAAATCTAAATCCAACGGATTTCTAAAAAGGATCCAGGATTGGTTTGAGGGGGATGAGTTGTAA
- the tsf gene encoding translation elongation factor Ts — protein MANITAAEVNKLRQITGAGMMDCKTALIESDGDATKAIEILRKKGQKIAAKRADREATEGIILAKTNDTHDFGALIIVNSETDFVAKSDDFINYVKAVLDLAVAKKPASMDELNALNLNGRTVEENLTDLVGKIGEKLELSGYYTVRAELVSGYNHLGNKLATLVGLNKKGIPGIADAAHDVAMQIAAMSPIAIDRDDIDATTIEKEIEIGMEQARREGKPENMLEKIAIGKLNKFYKENTLLNQEFIKDNTKTIRQYLQGFDKDLTVAAFCRQKLGV, from the coding sequence ATGGCAAATATAACTGCTGCTGAAGTAAATAAACTCAGACAGATAACCGGGGCAGGAATGATGGATTGCAAAACTGCCCTCATCGAAAGTGATGGCGATGCTACAAAAGCCATCGAGATCCTCCGTAAAAAAGGACAGAAAATCGCCGCCAAACGTGCCGACCGTGAGGCAACTGAAGGAATAATCCTTGCTAAAACCAATGATACACATGATTTTGGCGCCCTGATAATTGTGAACTCCGAAACTGATTTTGTTGCTAAAAGCGATGATTTCATCAATTATGTTAAAGCTGTTCTTGATCTGGCCGTTGCAAAAAAGCCTGCTTCTATGGATGAGCTGAATGCTTTGAACCTGAATGGCAGGACCGTTGAGGAAAACCTTACGGACCTGGTAGGTAAAATAGGTGAAAAACTTGAACTGTCAGGCTATTACACGGTTCGCGCTGAGCTGGTATCAGGATATAATCACCTGGGAAACAAGCTCGCTACGCTGGTTGGGTTAAACAAGAAAGGTATTCCCGGGATCGCGGATGCGGCACATGATGTGGCTATGCAGATTGCAGCCATGAGCCCTATCGCCATCGACCGCGATGATATCGATGCCACAACGATTGAAAAAGAAATCGAGATTGGCATGGAGCAGGCCCGCAGGGAAGGAAAACCGGAAAATATGCTCGAAAAAATTGCGATTGGAAAGCTCAATAAATTCTACAAGGAAAATACCCTGCTGAACCAGGAATTTATTAAGGATAATACCAAAACGATCAGGCAGTATTTGCAGGGATTCGATAAGGATTTGACCGTTGCTGCTTTTTGCAGGCAGAAATTAGGGGTCTGA
- the murC gene encoding UDP-N-acetylmuramate--L-alanine ligase, producing MKFDLDQIRKVYFLGIGGIGMSALARYFQAKGMVIQGYDKTPSALTGELTNEGMIIHFEDDPSKVPGDIDLVIYTPAIPQGLEEYRFLKESGIPMFKRSQVMGKITEGKLTVAVAGTHGKTSISSLIAHILKSADYQMTALIGGISNNYQSNFITTGKEDIMVVEADEYDRSFLYLHPDIAVISAMDPDHLDIYGTAGEMNRSFNEFARNIKPDGKLIIRNGLQLSPNQTTTRVDYAADESSDISAFNLRPEKGLQLFDIFIGGHQYRDVQLQVPGKYNVENALAAVAVCLSIGVDPGKILDGIRTFTGVRRRFDIRIQQPGRVYIDDYAHHPQELEAFISAVRMLYPGKKITGLFQPHLFSRTKDFAAGFAQSLDLLDETWLLDIYPARELPVPGVTSDLILDLMHQKNKKLLSRPEVLKMLKAEKPEVFLTMGAGDIDLLIEPIIKILIS from the coding sequence ATGAAGTTTGATCTGGATCAAATACGGAAGGTATACTTCTTAGGCATAGGCGGAATCGGTATGAGCGCCCTTGCCAGGTATTTCCAGGCAAAAGGAATGGTTATTCAAGGTTATGATAAAACTCCATCGGCACTAACCGGTGAATTGACGAATGAAGGCATGATCATTCATTTTGAAGATGACCCTTCCAAGGTCCCGGGTGATATCGACCTGGTCATATATACCCCGGCCATTCCGCAGGGACTCGAAGAATATAGATTCCTGAAGGAGAGTGGAATTCCCATGTTTAAAAGATCTCAGGTCATGGGGAAAATTACGGAAGGAAAATTGACAGTGGCGGTCGCCGGCACCCATGGTAAAACATCAATCAGCTCCCTCATCGCCCATATCCTTAAAAGTGCGGATTACCAAATGACTGCTCTGATCGGCGGGATCAGTAATAACTACCAATCGAACTTCATTACCACAGGCAAGGAAGATATCATGGTCGTGGAAGCTGATGAGTATGACCGTTCTTTCCTGTATCTGCATCCTGATATTGCCGTCATTTCCGCGATGGATCCGGATCACCTGGATATATACGGGACAGCCGGTGAAATGAACAGGTCATTTAACGAATTTGCCCGGAATATCAAGCCCGATGGAAAACTGATCATCCGGAACGGACTGCAGTTAAGCCCGAATCAGACTACCACCAGGGTCGATTATGCCGCAGATGAGAGCTCAGATATTTCAGCCTTTAATCTAAGACCGGAAAAAGGCTTACAGCTTTTCGACATATTCATTGGCGGGCATCAATACCGTGATGTTCAGCTACAGGTCCCCGGAAAATATAATGTTGAAAATGCCCTGGCCGCAGTGGCGGTCTGCTTGAGCATCGGAGTGGATCCCGGCAAGATACTGGATGGCATCAGGACTTTTACCGGTGTCAGGCGTCGTTTTGACATCAGGATACAACAGCCCGGACGGGTTTATATAGATGATTATGCCCATCACCCACAGGAACTCGAAGCTTTTATCTCAGCCGTACGCATGCTTTATCCCGGCAAAAAGATCACCGGCCTGTTCCAGCCGCATCTTTTTTCCAGGACGAAAGATTTTGCTGCCGGTTTTGCACAAAGCCTTGATCTGCTGGATGAAACATGGCTGCTTGATATATATCCGGCAAGAGAACTTCCAGTACCCGGCGTGACTTCAGATCTTATCCTGGACCTGATGCATCAAAAAAATAAGAAATTGTTATCCAGGCCGGAAGTTTTGAAAATGCTCAAAGCTGAAAAACCTGAAGTATTCCTGACCATGGGTGCCGGCGATATCGATCTTCTGATTGAACCGATCATAAAAATTCTAATCTCATGA
- a CDS encoding FtsW/RodA/SpoVE family cell cycle protein produces MKGDRVIWMVVVLLSLLSLLAVYSSTGTLAYKYQEGNTIYYMVKHLIILLLGFVLMYLAHKVKYTYYSRIFQIALYIAIPLLIVTLFFGKDVNEAKRALPLPFGLTFQASDLAKLTLIIYLARILTKKQEALHNFKSLLLPVMVPIILVCGLILPSNLSTAVMLFITSLLLLFIGRIRWLNLLRLVGIAAGAFALFICIMLLLPKEKQGRLETWQHRIETFSGGGTEEDQVTQSKIAVASGGVIGKMPGNSTQRNFLSHPYSDFIFAIVLEEYGLIGGSFVVLLYMILLFRAVRIVTKIPRTFGAFLTIGVAFSLVFQALINMGVAVDLLPVTGQPLPLVSMGGTSIWFTSLSIGIILSVSKEVNKGAKDEEPDEIQENYATA; encoded by the coding sequence CTGCTTGCCGTTTACAGTTCCACCGGCACTCTTGCTTATAAATACCAGGAAGGGAATACGATCTATTATATGGTCAAGCACCTGATCATTTTACTGCTTGGTTTTGTACTGATGTACCTGGCCCATAAGGTAAAATACACTTACTATTCCCGGATATTTCAAATTGCGCTATACATTGCCATTCCCCTGCTCATCGTTACTTTGTTTTTCGGTAAGGATGTAAACGAGGCAAAGAGAGCCCTGCCACTGCCTTTTGGCCTAACCTTCCAGGCTTCTGACCTTGCGAAGTTAACCCTGATCATTTACCTGGCCCGGATTTTAACCAAGAAACAGGAGGCTCTCCATAACTTCAAATCACTGCTTTTACCGGTCATGGTTCCTATTATTTTAGTTTGCGGCCTGATTCTCCCCTCAAATCTTTCAACCGCTGTCATGCTTTTCATTACAAGCTTGTTGTTGCTGTTTATTGGAAGGATACGCTGGCTAAACCTTTTACGCCTTGTTGGAATTGCAGCGGGAGCTTTTGCCCTCTTCATCTGCATAATGCTGCTTCTGCCAAAGGAGAAGCAGGGCAGACTGGAAACCTGGCAGCACAGGATTGAGACTTTTTCAGGCGGCGGCACGGAAGAAGACCAGGTCACTCAATCAAAAATTGCAGTGGCTTCCGGAGGAGTGATAGGTAAGATGCCCGGCAACAGCACCCAACGGAACTTCCTGTCACATCCCTATTCCGACTTTATTTTCGCTATTGTTCTGGAAGAATATGGTTTAATCGGAGGGTCCTTTGTAGTGCTTCTTTATATGATCCTTTTATTCAGAGCGGTAAGGATAGTGACCAAGATACCCCGCACATTCGGGGCCTTTCTGACAATCGGGGTAGCTTTTAGCCTGGTCTTCCAGGCCCTCATCAATATGGGTGTTGCGGTAGACCTCCTGCCCGTGACAGGCCAGCCTTTGCCACTGGTAAGCATGGGCGGCACCTCCATCTGGTTCACAAGTCTCTCTATCGGGATTATACTGAGTGTCAGCAAGGAGGTCAATAAAGGTGCAAAGGATGAAGAACCGGATGAAATCCAGGAGAATTATGCCACGGCCTGA
- the murG gene encoding undecaprenyldiphospho-muramoylpentapeptide beta-N-acetylglucosaminyltransferase, producing MPRPDPHIIISGGGTGGHIFPALAIARALKKKLPQAQILFIGAKGKMEMEKVPAAGFPIKGLWISGLKRELSAGNLMFPLKVMHSLFKAACIIRRFKADVAVGVGGYASGPALRAAGMLGIPTLIQEQNSFPGITNKLLGKKAEKICVAYEGMEKFFPSHKIIITGNPVRKEIIEIQGKRGEAGSHFSLNAEKKTVFVVGGSQGAYSINTCIEMLLPMLKENRVQLLWQTGRNFEQRAKDACQKIGYVNVKVVDFIQRMDLAYALADLVISRAGAIAIAELAAVSKPVIFIPLPTAAEDHQMKNARRLEAKEAAMVIIDQEAKEKLPALLLQLLRDDAHREKLEKQIGTFAIADADDKIADEIIALIKK from the coding sequence ATGCCACGGCCTGATCCACATATCATTATAAGCGGAGGTGGAACGGGAGGACATATTTTCCCGGCCCTGGCCATCGCCCGTGCATTGAAAAAGAAGCTTCCGCAGGCACAGATACTCTTTATTGGAGCAAAAGGCAAAATGGAGATGGAAAAGGTCCCTGCAGCCGGGTTTCCGATAAAAGGACTTTGGATAAGCGGGTTGAAAAGGGAATTATCTGCCGGTAACCTGATGTTTCCTTTGAAAGTAATGCACAGCCTGTTCAAAGCTGCCTGTATAATCCGTCGTTTCAAGGCTGATGTGGCTGTTGGGGTTGGGGGTTATGCCAGCGGCCCGGCACTCCGGGCTGCGGGAATGCTGGGCATTCCCACGCTTATCCAGGAACAAAATTCTTTTCCGGGTATCACAAACAAGTTGCTCGGTAAAAAAGCAGAAAAGATCTGTGTTGCTTATGAGGGAATGGAAAAATTCTTCCCTTCACATAAAATCATTATAACAGGAAATCCTGTAAGAAAAGAAATCATAGAAATCCAGGGCAAGAGAGGTGAGGCCGGATCCCACTTCAGCTTAAATGCAGAAAAAAAGACCGTTTTTGTTGTAGGAGGCAGTCAGGGTGCTTATTCCATCAATACCTGTATTGAAATGCTGCTCCCGATGCTAAAAGAAAACCGGGTCCAGTTACTCTGGCAAACCGGCCGTAATTTCGAACAAAGGGCTAAAGATGCCTGTCAAAAAATTGGTTATGTAAATGTGAAGGTGGTTGATTTTATTCAACGGATGGACCTGGCCTACGCCCTGGCCGATCTGGTCATATCACGTGCCGGCGCCATTGCCATTGCCGAACTGGCTGCTGTCAGCAAGCCTGTGATTTTTATCCCGTTGCCTACCGCGGCTGAGGACCACCAGATGAAAAATGCAAGGAGACTGGAAGCAAAAGAGGCCGCCATGGTCATTATAGACCAGGAAGCTAAAGAAAAGCTGCCAGCCCTTTTGCTGCAACTTCTCAGAGATGATGCACACCGGGAAAAACTGGAAAAACAGATTGGGACATTCGCCATAGCTGATGCAGATGATAAGATAGCAGATGAAATTATAGCGCTGATTAAAAAATGA